Proteins found in one Hirundo rustica isolate bHirRus1 chromosome Z, bHirRus1.pri.v3, whole genome shotgun sequence genomic segment:
- the MBLAC2 gene encoding acyl-coenzyme A thioesterase MBLAC2: MSALEWFAHKPLGGGIFWIQERFYESGNRANIWLVRGSQRDVVIDAGLGLRSLPDYLRDAGLLAPAEGAGPRPLLAVATHVHFDHSGGLQHFEEVAVHSAEAAALLQGDNYEAVTWLSDREVARPPRPGWSARQFRVPPVRPSRLLQEGDVINLGDRQLTVMHMPGHSRGSICLHDKDRKILFSGDVVYDGSMIDWLPYSRISDYVASCQRLMELVDRGLVEKVLPGHFNIFGAERLYWLASNYVSQAGVCHKISTCAMRSIASIALRVANSRITSQ; this comes from the exons ATGTCGGCGCTGGAGTGGTTCGCGCACAAGCCCCTGGGCGGCGGTATCTTTTGGATCCAGGAGCGCTTCTACGAGTCAGGCAACCGGGCTAACATCTGGCTGGTGCGGGGCTCGCAGCGAGACGTGGTGATCGacgcggggctggggctgcgcaGCCTGCCCGACTACCTGCGCGATGCCGGGCTGCTGGCGCCGGCCGAGGGCGCCGGGCCGCGGCCGCTGCTGGCCGTGGCCACCCACGTCCACTTCGACCACTCAGGCGGGCTGCAGCACTTCGAGGAGGTGGCGGTGCACAGCGCCGAGGCGGCGGCGCTGCTCCAAGGCGACAACTACGAGGCCGTGACGTGGCTGTCAGACCGGGAGGTGGCGCGGCCGCCGCGGCCCGGCTGGAGCGCACGGCAGTTCCGCGTTCCGCCCGTCCGGCCCAGTCGCCTGCTGCAGGAGG GGGATGTGATCAACCTGGGAGATCGACAGCTCACTGTCATGCACATGCCTGGTCATTCACGTGGCAGTATTTGCTTACATGACAAGGACAGGAAGATTTTGTTCAGCGGAGATGTGGTATATGATGGGTCTATGATTGATTGGCTTCCCTACAGCAGAATCAGTGACTATGTTGCAAGCTGCCAGCGCCTGATGGAGTTAGTAGACAGAGGTCTTGTGGAGAAGGTACTACCTGGGCACTTCAACATATTTGGAGCCGAAAGGCTGTATTGGTTAGCTTCCAACTATGTTTCCCAAGCTGGAGTTTGTCACAAGATTTCTACCTGTGCTATGAGATCTATTGCAAGTATAGCACTTCGTGTTGCAAATTCAAGAATTACATCTCAGTGA